In the genome of Raphanus sativus cultivar WK10039 chromosome 4, ASM80110v3, whole genome shotgun sequence, one region contains:
- the LOC130511258 gene encoding uncharacterized protein LOC130511258, whose translation MLLDVTGNFQVRQAILTHTCTVDERRNFHKLATTQVIGEILQSRLVGIKKGLTPAGIRKILLDEFNVNVSYWKAWRARELAMEHAMGTMAGSYSLIPAYLGLLQASNEGTLCFMEQNDDPEGGGTRFKYCFVAYGASVAGYASMRKVVVVDGTSMKGKYGECLLSAAAQDGNFQIFSLAFAVVDSENDNAWEWFFQKLSTFVTDCPQLVFISDRHASIYSGMRKVYKEAYHAACVVHLWRNIQVLYKTPRLGNLMSAAARAFTITEFNRMFIQIQRINPACAA comes from the exons ATGCTGTTAGATGTTACCGGTAACTTCCAAGTCCGACAAGCTATTCTGACTCACACATGCACGGTTGACGAGCGTAGGAACTTTCACAAATTAGCTACAACTCAAGTTATAGGAGAGATCCTACAGTCCCGATTGGTAGGAATTAAGAAGGGACTCACACCTGCAGGGATAAGGAAAATACTGCTTGATGAATTCAATGTGAATGTTTCATATTGGAAAGCTTGGCGTGCAAGAGAGCTAGCCATGGAACATGCAATGGGGACAATGGCCGGGAGCTACTCACTCATTCCTGCATATCTGGGACTGTTGCAAGCATCAAACGAAGGGACCCTTTGCTTTATGGAGCAAAACGATGACCCAGAGGGGGGGGGGACACGGTTTAAATACTGCTTCGTTGCATATGGAGCTTCTGTAGCAGGGTACGCCTCGATGAGGAAAGTAGTGGTGGTTGACGGCACTTCTATGAAAGGCAAGTATGGAGAGTGCCTCTTATCGGCAGCCGCACAAGACggaaattttcaaatattttcccTAGCTTTTGCAGTGGTTGACAGCGAAAACGATAACGCCTGGGAGTGGTTTTTCCAGAAGCTGAGCACATTTGTCACCGACTGCCCCCAGCTCGTCTTTATCTCGGACAGACATGCTAGCATATACTCCGGCATGCGTAAG GTGTACAAAGAAGCCTATCACGCAGCCTGTGTGGTCCATCTCTGGCGCAATATTCAAGTACTCTATAAGACACCAAGACTTGGAAACCTAATGTCTGCTGCAGCTAGGGCATTCACGATCACGGAGTTTAATAGGATGTTCATACAAATCCAGAGAATTAACCCTGCTTGTGCTGCCTAG